A single window of Acinetobacter wuhouensis DNA harbors:
- a CDS encoding HNH endonuclease signature motif containing protein, which translates to MSNTPSWRSDKRTSSERGYNSRWRKARESYLRSHPLCVMCEEQNKIVVATVVNHIIPHKGDQSLFWDKSNWQAVCKLHHDSTIQRQEKREVIIGCDERGIPLDPNHHWNK; encoded by the coding sequence ATGAGCAACACTCCATCATGGCGCAGCGACAAGCGAACATCAAGCGAACGTGGATATAACTCAAGATGGCGCAAGGCCAGAGAGTCGTATCTAAGGTCACATCCTTTGTGTGTCATGTGTGAAGAACAAAATAAGATTGTGGTTGCAACCGTAGTCAATCACATCATTCCGCATAAGGGTGATCAGTCTTTGTTTTGGGATAAGAGCAACTGGCAAGCGGTGTGCAAATTACATCATGACTCCACCATTCAGAGACAAGAAAAGCGTGAAGTAATCATTGGTTGTGATGAGCGTGGTATTCCGCTTGATCCTAATCATCACTGGAATAAATAG